A region from the uncultured Stenotrophomonas sp. genome encodes:
- the phbI gene encoding Phosphoenolpyruvate-protein phosphotransferase: protein MSALRLQGHGASRGSALGRARVRLPPTQDIGEKRIAANAVDAELQRLHQAIEAARTEMRELRQRLQGALPAEVGEFLDLHAMLLDDPELLLALDELIRSHRYSAAYALRVQRDKLAQVFEGMEDAYLKSRLDDLDHVIGRINAFLHKRPASVKGLAGEILVCENVAPSELAQLQAQGVVGIVSSAGSPLSHSAILARSLHLPLVVAASGVLHRINDGDVLIVDGSSGEVVLDPAADDLRQYRQRLRELAREQRELGHLRSKPSRTLDGADITLLANAESREDVAQAHALGAHGLGLYRTEFLFLQRNALPDEEEQFHSYRDAVLGMSGRPVTIRILDLGADKADRTGLALGSEENPALGLRGVRLLLARPKVADTQLRALLRASGYGPVRILVPMVATREEVLAIKRRIAKLAITLRAEGHALAEHVPVGAMIEVPAAALALDSFIDQVDFLSVGTNDLVQYLLAADRNNEAVSELYSPLHPALLRLLAQVVETARTHGVPLSVCGEIAGDARMIPLLLALGLTELSLHPATLLEVRRAIRESRLADLRALAPKLLALRDRRGIERWMIQATT, encoded by the coding sequence CATCGAGGCTGCGCGCACCGAGATGCGCGAGCTGCGCCAGCGCCTGCAGGGCGCGCTGCCGGCCGAGGTCGGCGAGTTCCTCGACCTGCATGCCATGCTGCTGGACGACCCCGAGCTGCTGCTCGCGCTGGACGAGCTGATCCGCAGCCATCGCTACAGTGCCGCCTATGCCTTGCGCGTGCAGCGCGACAAGCTGGCGCAGGTGTTCGAAGGCATGGAGGACGCCTACCTCAAGAGCCGGCTGGACGACCTGGACCACGTCATCGGCCGCATCAACGCCTTCCTGCACAAGCGCCCGGCCAGTGTGAAGGGGCTGGCCGGCGAAATCCTCGTCTGCGAGAACGTGGCACCGTCCGAACTGGCACAGCTGCAGGCGCAGGGCGTGGTCGGCATCGTCAGCAGCGCCGGCAGCCCGCTGTCACACAGCGCCATCCTGGCCCGCAGCCTGCACCTGCCGCTGGTGGTCGCCGCCAGCGGCGTGCTGCACCGGATCAACGATGGCGACGTGCTGATCGTCGACGGCAGCAGTGGCGAGGTGGTCCTGGACCCGGCCGCCGACGACCTGCGCCAGTACCGCCAGCGCCTGCGCGAGCTGGCGCGCGAGCAGCGCGAGCTCGGCCACCTGCGCTCCAAGCCCAGCCGCACCCTCGACGGCGCGGACATCACCCTGCTGGCCAATGCCGAATCGCGCGAAGACGTGGCACAGGCGCACGCGCTGGGTGCGCACGGGCTGGGCCTGTACCGCACCGAGTTCCTGTTCCTGCAGCGCAACGCGCTGCCGGACGAGGAAGAACAGTTCCACAGCTACCGCGACGCAGTGCTGGGCATGAGCGGCCGCCCGGTCACCATCCGCATCCTCGACCTTGGCGCGGACAAGGCCGACCGCACCGGGCTGGCACTGGGCAGCGAGGAAAACCCCGCGCTCGGCCTGCGCGGCGTGCGCCTGCTGCTGGCACGCCCCAAGGTTGCCGATACCCAGCTGCGCGCACTGCTGCGCGCCTCCGGCTACGGCCCGGTACGCATCCTTGTGCCGATGGTCGCCACCCGCGAGGAAGTCCTCGCCATCAAGCGCCGCATCGCCAAGCTCGCCATTACCTTGCGCGCCGAAGGCCACGCACTGGCCGAACACGTGCCGGTCGGGGCGATGATCGAGGTCCCGGCCGCGGCGCTGGCGCTGGACAGCTTCATCGACCAGGTGGATTTCCTCTCCGTCGGCACCAACGACCTGGTGCAATACCTGCTGGCCGCCGATCGCAACAACGAAGCGGTAAGCGAGCTGTATTCGCCACTGCATCCGGCGCTGCTGCGGCTGCTGGCACAGGTGGTCGAAACCGCGCGCACGCACGGCGTGCCACTGTCGGTCTGCGGCGAAATCGCCGGCGATGCGCGCATGATCCCGCTGCTGCTGGCGCTGGGGCTCACCGAACTCAGCCTGCACCCGGCCACGCTGCTGGAAGTGCGCCGTGCCATCCGCGAAAGCAGGCTGGCCGACCTGCGCGCCCTCGCGCCGAAACTGCTGGCGTTGCGCGATCGCCGCGGCATCGAACGCTGGATGATCCAGGCAACCACGTAG